A genomic segment from Truepera sp. encodes:
- a CDS encoding cytochrome c biogenesis CcdA family protein — protein sequence MIDIGLAGAFLGGLFALVSPCSALLLPSFFAYAFDGWGRLMGRTALFYLGLALVLVPLGAGVGAMGSLVTQYRGTVTTIGGVLLIVFGLLAITGRGFSFIPGGRSGKAVGGGGGFSVLALGAVYGFAGFCSGPLLGAVLTFAIAGGDPVYGGMLMAVYALGMALPLFALALVWNNLELGRRRWLRGKELVIGPLRTHTTSLVSGLVFVGIGLLFILTEGTANLGGIVAVERQFALQEWGSNLARRVPDFVVPLLVVAVVLLATWRAAVAPRRGEAAGPGRNPSEGELPD from the coding sequence ATGATCGATATCGGGCTGGCCGGGGCGTTCCTCGGCGGCCTGTTTGCGCTCGTCAGCCCGTGCTCGGCGCTGCTGCTGCCGTCGTTCTTCGCCTACGCCTTCGACGGCTGGGGGAGGCTGATGGGCCGCACCGCGCTCTTCTACCTGGGCCTCGCGCTGGTGCTGGTGCCGCTGGGCGCCGGAGTCGGCGCCATGGGCAGCCTCGTGACGCAGTACCGCGGGACCGTCACGACCATTGGCGGCGTGCTGCTGATCGTCTTCGGGCTGCTCGCGATCACCGGGCGCGGCTTCTCCTTCATCCCCGGCGGCCGCAGCGGCAAGGCGGTCGGCGGGGGAGGCGGGTTCTCGGTACTGGCGCTGGGCGCCGTCTACGGCTTCGCCGGCTTCTGCTCGGGCCCCCTCCTGGGCGCCGTGCTGACGTTCGCCATCGCCGGCGGCGACCCGGTGTACGGCGGCATGCTCATGGCCGTCTATGCCCTCGGGATGGCGCTGCCCCTCTTCGCGCTGGCGCTGGTTTGGAACAATCTCGAACTTGGCCGCCGGCGCTGGTTGCGGGGCAAGGAGCTGGTGATCGGTCCTCTGCGGACGCACACCACCTCGCTCGTCTCCGGCCTCGTCTTCGTGGGCATCGGCCTGCTCTTCATCCTCACCGAGGGCACCGCCAACTTGGGCGGCATCGTGGCCGTCGAGCGGCAGTTCGCGCTGCAGGAGTGGGGCTCCAACCTCGCCAGGCGCGTGCCCGACTTCGTGGTGCCGCTGCTGGTGGTGGCGGTCGTGCTGCTTGCCACCTGGCGCGCCGCAGTGGCGCCCAGGCGTGGTGAGGCCGCCGGGCCGGGG
- a CDS encoding thioredoxin domain-containing protein — translation MDSQASSTPTLSRGTRWIVGAVVAAGLFAGGYFLGRSSVAPAAATSVRETSGPLGEQSRRSPGDPFALGDPDAPVTMVVFSDYRCPFCARYANTTEPAIVERFVNTGKVRLEWRDFPIFGDASMLAARAGRAAAAQGKFWEFNAAVYGAAPEIGHHDLTPAKLVAFAAQVGVPDLERFESDMNSEQFDASIAIDAIQARNLGITGTPSFVIDGNPIVGAQPTSVFVGLIEQALAGK, via the coding sequence ATGGATTCACAAGCGAGCAGTACCCCCACCTTGAGCCGCGGCACGCGCTGGATCGTGGGGGCCGTGGTGGCCGCCGGCCTCTTCGCCGGCGGTTACTTCCTGGGCAGGTCGAGCGTGGCGCCGGCCGCTGCCACCTCCGTTCGCGAGACGTCTGGGCCCCTGGGCGAGCAGTCGCGCCGCTCGCCGGGCGACCCGTTCGCGCTCGGCGACCCCGACGCGCCGGTGACGATGGTCGTCTTCTCCGACTACCGCTGCCCCTTCTGCGCCCGGTACGCCAACACCACGGAACCCGCCATCGTGGAACGCTTCGTGAACACCGGGAAGGTGCGGCTAGAGTGGCGCGACTTTCCGATCTTCGGCGACGCCTCCATGCTCGCAGCCCGCGCCGGCCGCGCCGCGGCGGCGCAGGGCAAGTTCTGGGAGTTCAACGCCGCCGTCTACGGCGCCGCGCCGGAGATCGGCCACCACGACCTCACGCCCGCGAAGCTCGTGGCGTTCGCGGCACAGGTCGGTGTGCCCGACCTCGAGCGCTTCGAGAGCGACATGAACAGCGAGCAGTTCGACGCCAGCATAGCCATCGACGCCATCCAGGCGCGCAACCTGGGCATAACCGGCACACCCTCGTTCGTCATCGACGGCAACCCGATCGTCGGCGCGCAGCCCACGTCGGTGTTCGTGGGCCTCATAGAACAGGCGCTCGCCGGCAAATGA
- the atpD gene encoding F0F1 ATP synthase subunit beta, translating into MDHKHENLGTVVAVRGGVVDVRFEEALPENREMLMAGAARNVRLEVMSQVGDRTVRCLAYTSTSGLARGEVARATGSELMIPVGPELKGRVFDVFGEPIDGLGALPGSQLRPLLQAPVALQDQAVTSEILPTGIKAIDVLAPIERGGKAGLFGGAGVGKTVLITELIRNMATRHKGVSLFCGIGERSREAEELVREVKDAGVLQDTVLVFGQMSEPPGARFRVPHTALTMAEYFRDDERRDVLLLMDNVFRFVQAGSEVSGLMGRLSSRMGYQPTMATELGELQERITSTRGASITSVQAIYVPADDFTDPAVVHIFGHLSASVVLSRERASQGLYPAIDPLGSTSSLLTPAIVGERHARIAREVRATLAVYDDLKDIIAMLGFEELSEEDQRAVSRARRLERYLTQPFHVTGAFTGQEGRAVGLEDALSDCQRILNDELGEVPESELYMIGTLAEAGL; encoded by the coding sequence GTGGACCACAAGCACGAGAACCTCGGAACCGTGGTCGCCGTGCGTGGGGGCGTCGTCGACGTGCGCTTCGAGGAAGCGTTGCCGGAGAACCGCGAGATGCTCATGGCGGGCGCCGCGCGCAACGTGCGCTTAGAGGTGATGTCGCAGGTCGGCGACCGCACCGTAAGGTGCCTGGCCTACACGTCCACCAGCGGCCTGGCGCGCGGCGAAGTGGCGCGCGCGACGGGCAGCGAGCTCATGATCCCCGTCGGCCCGGAACTGAAGGGCCGCGTGTTCGACGTGTTCGGGGAGCCCATCGACGGCCTGGGGGCCCTTCCAGGCAGCCAGCTGCGCCCCCTACTGCAGGCGCCCGTGGCGCTGCAGGACCAGGCGGTCACCTCGGAGATCCTCCCCACCGGCATCAAGGCGATCGACGTGCTGGCACCCATCGAACGCGGCGGCAAGGCCGGGCTGTTCGGCGGCGCAGGGGTGGGCAAGACGGTGCTGATCACCGAGCTCATCCGCAACATGGCCACGCGCCACAAGGGCGTCAGCCTCTTCTGCGGCATAGGGGAACGCTCCCGGGAGGCGGAGGAGCTGGTTCGCGAGGTGAAAGACGCCGGCGTGCTGCAAGACACCGTTCTGGTGTTCGGGCAGATGAGCGAGCCCCCCGGCGCCCGCTTCCGCGTGCCGCACACGGCGCTCACCATGGCCGAGTACTTCCGCGACGACGAGCGGCGCGACGTGCTGCTGCTGATGGACAACGTCTTCCGCTTCGTGCAGGCCGGCTCCGAGGTGTCGGGCCTCATGGGCCGGCTTTCCTCCCGGATGGGTTACCAGCCCACCATGGCCACCGAGCTTGGCGAGCTGCAGGAGCGCATCACCAGCACCCGGGGGGCCTCCATCACCTCGGTGCAGGCCATCTACGTGCCGGCCGACGACTTCACCGACCCCGCCGTAGTCCACATCTTCGGCCACCTCTCGGCCTCGGTGGTGCTCTCGCGCGAGCGCGCCAGCCAGGGGCTCTACCCCGCCATCGACCCGCTGGGCTCCACCTCGTCGCTGCTCACCCCCGCCATCGTCGGCGAGCGGCACGCGCGCATAGCCCGCGAGGTCCGCGCGACGCTGGCCGTCTACGACGACCTCAAGGACATCATCGCCATGCTCGGCTTCGAGGAGCTCTCCGAGGAGGACCAGCGCGCGGTGTCGCGCGCGCGGCGCCTCGAGCGCTACCTCACGCAGCCGTTCCACGTCACGGGCGCCTTCACCGGCCAGGAGGGGCGCGCCGTGGGCCTGGAGGACGCGTTGAGCGACTGCCAACGCATATTGAACGACGAGCTGGGCGAGGTTCCCGAGAGCGAGCTCTACATGATCGGGACGCTGGCCGAGGCGGGCCTATGA
- a CDS encoding F0F1 ATP synthase subunit epsilon, protein MKLLLTVPSGVLVDESVVKIAAESDFGAFVMLPRHGDTAVLLVPGLLSYYLEDGREVFVAVDHGVLVKAGEQVRVACQRAVVTVDLANAQEMVLERFEVQSEREKRARTALIRLEADILKRVGELRR, encoded by the coding sequence ATGAAACTCCTCCTCACGGTTCCCTCCGGCGTGCTGGTCGACGAGAGCGTGGTCAAGATAGCGGCCGAGTCGGACTTCGGCGCGTTCGTGATGCTGCCGCGCCACGGCGACACGGCGGTGCTGCTGGTGCCGGGGCTCCTCTCCTACTACCTGGAAGACGGCCGCGAGGTGTTCGTCGCCGTGGACCACGGCGTGCTGGTGAAGGCCGGCGAGCAGGTGCGCGTGGCGTGCCAGCGGGCGGTGGTGACCGTCGACCTGGCGAACGCGCAGGAGATGGTACTCGAACGCTTCGAAGTGCAGAGCGAGCGGGAGAAGCGCGCCCGCACGGCCCTCATCCGCTTGGAGGCCGACATCCTCAAGCGGGTCGGGGAGTTGAGGCGTTGA
- a CDS encoding AtpZ/AtpI family protein: MADEQRDPTRRSGVPRPEPDKAGAAAEPAANAKADDLASNAKADDLAAHAKADDLADDLVDVVARKQARKERSRAEGRRGLAYGFGVFGLVGWSVALPTLLGIGLGVWIDKRYPSPYSWTLMLMIAGLMVGLFNAWYWVRKETGDE; encoded by the coding sequence GTGGCGGACGAGCAGCGCGATCCGACCCGCCGCTCCGGCGTGCCCAGGCCCGAGCCCGACAAGGCCGGCGCGGCGGCCGAGCCGGCAGCCAACGCCAAGGCCGACGACCTGGCCTCCAACGCCAAGGCCGACGACCTGGCCGCCCACGCCAAGGCCGACGACCTGGCCGACGACCTGGTCGACGTGGTGGCGCGCAAGCAGGCCCGCAAGGAGCGCTCCCGCGCCGAGGGCAGGCGTGGGCTGGCGTACGGCTTCGGCGTCTTCGGCCTGGTGGGCTGGTCGGTTGCGCTCCCCACCCTGCTCGGCATCGGCCTGGGCGTCTGGATCGACAAACGCTACCCCAGCCCCTACTCGTGGACGCTCATGCTCATGATCGCGGGGCTCATGGTGGGCCTGTTCAACGCCTGGTACTGGGTGCGCAAGGAGACCGGCGATGAGTAG
- a CDS encoding ATP synthase subunit I: MNVGHLLLGYGAGAVLGTLYLLGLWWTVGRAARTGNQSLILISFALRALALLLALYGLLGLGATGLIAALLGFLTARFLLTRLLGRGKEARNDPVS, encoded by the coding sequence ATGAACGTGGGGCACCTCTTACTGGGTTACGGCGCCGGCGCCGTGCTGGGCACCCTGTACCTGCTGGGGCTGTGGTGGACGGTGGGGCGCGCCGCCCGCACGGGCAACCAGTCGCTGATCCTCATCAGCTTCGCGCTGCGGGCGCTGGCGCTGCTGCTGGCCCTCTACGGCCTGCTCGGCCTGGGAGCCACCGGCCTGATCGCCGCGCTGCTCGGCTTCCTCACGGCCCGCTTCCTCCTGACGCGGCTGCTGGGCCGCGGGAAGGAGGCGCGCAATGACCCTGTCTCCTGA
- a CDS encoding F0F1 ATP synthase subunit A, which produces MTLSPDEIVYFTLGPLNVSATLVFTWVTMLLLIIVSVLVTRGLKVMPPIGRGQHAFEALVTFLLGEIEAVTGQDPKRYLPFVGTLFLFIVTSNVLSIVPGFEPPTGSLMTTGALAVAVFLAVPGFGIARVGVRGYLRGYLEPSPFMLPFTIIGEFTRTLALAMRLFGNIMSGTVIVSILLAITPLFFPVIMQAFGLLIGVIQAYIFAVLAIVYIASGTSETEKRLAKDGAANGAPADRAAEGGNA; this is translated from the coding sequence ATGACCCTGTCTCCTGACGAGATCGTCTACTTCACGCTAGGGCCCCTGAACGTCAGCGCCACCCTCGTCTTCACCTGGGTGACCATGCTCCTGCTGATCATCGTCAGCGTGCTGGTAACGCGCGGCCTCAAGGTGATGCCGCCCATCGGGCGCGGCCAGCACGCTTTCGAGGCGCTGGTGACGTTCCTGCTCGGCGAGATCGAGGCCGTCACGGGCCAGGACCCGAAGCGGTACCTCCCGTTCGTGGGCACGCTCTTCTTGTTCATCGTGACCTCCAACGTGCTTAGCATCGTCCCGGGCTTCGAGCCGCCCACGGGCTCGCTCATGACCACCGGCGCGTTGGCCGTCGCCGTGTTCCTGGCGGTGCCAGGGTTCGGGATCGCGCGGGTGGGTGTGCGCGGCTACCTGCGCGGCTACCTCGAGCCCTCGCCGTTCATGCTGCCCTTCACGATCATCGGCGAGTTCACCCGCACGCTGGCGCTGGCCATGCGGCTCTTCGGCAACATAATGAGCGGAACCGTCATCGTCTCGATCCTGCTGGCCATCACGCCGCTCTTCTTCCCCGTGATCATGCAGGCGTTCGGGCTGCTGATCGGCGTAATTCAGGCGTACATCTTCGCGGTGCTCGCCATCGTCTACATAGCTTCCGGCACCAGCGAGACCGAGAAGCGACTCGCCAAGGACGGCGCGGCGAACGGCGCCCCCGCCGACCGCGCAGCAGAAGGAGGTAACGCATGA
- a CDS encoding F0F1 ATP synthase subunit C, with translation MTDLGIIGMVSVFTAGITMAIGSIAPAMGQARAIAQALQSIAQQPDETNSITRTLFVGLAMVESTAIYCFVIALILIFANPFWGAVTGG, from the coding sequence ATGACCGACCTAGGAATCATCGGCATGGTCTCGGTGTTTACGGCCGGGATCACCATGGCCATCGGCTCCATTGCCCCGGCCATGGGCCAGGCGCGCGCCATAGCGCAGGCGCTGCAGAGCATCGCCCAACAGCCCGACGAGACGAACTCGATAACGCGCACGCTCTTCGTGGGCCTGGCCATGGTCGAGTCGACCGCCATCTACTGCTTCGTGATCGCGCTCATCCTGATCTTCGCCAACCCGTTCTGGGGCGCCGTGACGGGAGGATAG
- a CDS encoding F0F1 ATP synthase subunit alpha: protein MKPEGTDDLTRALVDGLEALDASRKLLGSTLSVGEVGTVTSAESGIARLSGLPGVAVDEVVRFEGGQVGLAADLGHAEVGVTLLDSSEGIVAGMRVTRTGRVLDVPVGEALLGRVINPLGVPLDGLGPLAGDERLPVERPATPIFERAPVSRPLQTGVKVIDALFPIGRGQRELIVGDRQTGKSSVALASVLAQRGTGVRCVFCSIGQRGSQVARTVEALRAAGALEYTTLVVASSHEPPGLRQVAPFAATSMAEAFMETGHDVLVVYDDLTQHARTYRELSLLLRRPPGREAYPGDVFYLHARLLERATQLSAKRGGGSLTALPIVETQERNLSAYIPTNLISITDGQIVMSPDLAARGILPAVDIGFSVSRVGSKAQLPALRAVAGRLRLAYAQFEELERFARFGADVDKATQQTLRRGRRVRASFAQGALDAVPAGQQVALMLAVGEGLLDEVPATDVARVERRLAALAKQRHAELLGRLEGGAEMSDADRNALLGTAREAVAETLVEATEAGTSRPEASDAETARETHDEPAEGTP, encoded by the coding sequence GTGAAGCCTGAGGGCACCGACGACCTCACGCGCGCGCTGGTGGACGGGCTCGAGGCGCTGGACGCCTCGCGCAAGCTGCTGGGCAGCACGCTGAGCGTCGGCGAGGTGGGAACGGTCACCTCGGCCGAGAGCGGCATAGCTCGGCTGAGCGGGCTGCCGGGCGTGGCCGTGGACGAGGTGGTGCGCTTCGAGGGCGGCCAGGTGGGCCTCGCCGCCGACCTCGGGCACGCCGAGGTGGGCGTGACCCTGCTGGACAGCTCCGAGGGCATAGTCGCGGGCATGCGCGTCACGCGCACCGGCCGCGTGCTGGACGTCCCCGTGGGCGAGGCGCTCCTCGGCCGCGTGATCAACCCGCTGGGCGTGCCGCTGGACGGGCTGGGGCCCCTGGCCGGCGACGAGCGCCTACCGGTGGAGCGCCCCGCCACCCCTATCTTCGAGCGCGCCCCCGTCTCGCGGCCGCTGCAGACGGGCGTCAAGGTGATAGACGCGCTCTTCCCCATCGGCCGCGGCCAGCGCGAGCTGATCGTGGGCGACCGCCAGACGGGCAAGTCGTCGGTGGCGCTGGCGTCCGTGTTGGCGCAACGGGGCACGGGCGTGAGGTGCGTGTTCTGCAGCATCGGGCAGCGCGGTTCGCAAGTGGCGCGCACGGTGGAGGCGTTGCGGGCTGCGGGCGCGTTGGAGTACACCACCTTGGTGGTCGCCAGCAGCCACGAGCCGCCGGGCCTGCGCCAGGTGGCGCCCTTCGCCGCCACCAGCATGGCCGAGGCGTTCATGGAGACCGGCCACGACGTGCTGGTGGTGTACGACGACCTCACGCAACACGCGCGCACGTACCGCGAGCTCTCGCTACTGCTGCGGCGCCCGCCGGGCCGCGAGGCGTACCCGGGCGACGTCTTCTACCTGCACGCGCGCCTGCTCGAGCGCGCCACGCAGCTCTCCGCGAAGCGCGGCGGCGGCTCGCTGACGGCGCTGCCGATAGTAGAGACGCAGGAGCGCAACCTGTCGGCTTACATCCCCACCAACCTCATCTCGATCACCGACGGGCAGATAGTCATGTCGCCCGACCTGGCGGCCCGCGGGATCTTGCCTGCGGTCGACATCGGCTTCTCCGTCTCGCGCGTGGGCAGCAAGGCGCAGCTCCCCGCGCTGCGCGCCGTGGCGGGCAGGCTGCGCCTGGCGTACGCGCAGTTCGAGGAACTCGAACGGTTCGCGCGCTTCGGCGCCGACGTGGACAAGGCCACGCAGCAGACGCTGCGCCGCGGCCGCCGCGTGCGGGCCTCGTTCGCCCAGGGCGCGCTCGACGCCGTTCCGGCAGGCCAGCAGGTGGCGCTCATGCTGGCAGTTGGCGAGGGGCTGCTGGACGAAGTGCCGGCCACGGACGTGGCGCGCGTGGAGAGGCGGCTGGCGGCGCTTGCGAAGCAGCGCCACGCCGAGTTGCTGGGCCGCCTGGAGGGCGGGGCGGAGATGTCCGACGCCGATCGCAATGCCCTACTGGGTACGGCACGTGAGGCCGTGGCCGAGACGCTGGTCGAGGCGACGGAGGCAGGGACCTCGCGGCCGGAGGCTTCGGATGCGGAGACCGCGCGCGAGACTCATGACGAGCCGGCTGAGGGAACGCCATGA
- a CDS encoding F0F1 ATP synthase subunit gamma, whose product MSSMLTTRRQLKSAETLQSVVTTMKTLSSVRIVQYRRSVTALEASTKTLELAVQALLTLHPELLEVEAAPTGRSVAAVILGSDRGLCGPFNERIIRHATGLLKARTPEGEAPTVLAVGRRVDSRLNAAGYAPAARVAPPGNVGAIDKSVVEVLAHVDRWRSQGLAGRLYLAYNLPTRGAAYQPVAVRILPVDRQWLERLRARPWPSRRLPMALGDGYALLQGLVRQFIAHALVLAFAASQASENAARLAAMDAAERNIEERITQLGTAYRQARQNAVTAELLDIQAAYAANR is encoded by the coding sequence ATGAGCAGCATGCTGACCACCCGCCGGCAGCTCAAGAGCGCCGAGACGCTGCAAAGCGTGGTTACGACCATGAAGACGCTCTCCTCGGTGCGGATAGTGCAGTACCGCCGCTCGGTGACGGCGCTGGAGGCTTCCACCAAGACGCTCGAGCTGGCCGTGCAGGCGCTGCTGACGCTGCACCCGGAACTGCTCGAGGTGGAGGCGGCTCCCACGGGCCGCTCGGTGGCGGCCGTGATACTCGGCTCGGACCGCGGCCTGTGCGGCCCCTTCAACGAGCGCATCATCCGCCACGCCACCGGCCTCCTCAAGGCGCGGACCCCCGAGGGCGAGGCGCCGACGGTGCTGGCCGTGGGCCGGCGCGTGGATTCGCGGCTGAACGCCGCCGGTTACGCGCCCGCCGCGCGCGTGGCGCCGCCCGGCAACGTGGGCGCCATAGACAAGTCCGTTGTCGAGGTGCTGGCACACGTGGACCGCTGGCGCTCCCAGGGCCTGGCGGGCCGGCTCTACCTGGCCTACAACCTCCCAACGCGCGGCGCCGCCTACCAGCCGGTGGCGGTGCGCATACTGCCGGTGGACAGGCAGTGGCTGGAGCGCCTCCGGGCGCGGCCCTGGCCGTCACGCCGCCTGCCGATGGCCCTGGGCGACGGCTACGCCCTGCTTCAGGGCCTCGTGCGGCAGTTCATAGCCCACGCGCTGGTGCTGGCCTTCGCGGCCTCACAGGCCAGCGAGAACGCCGCCAGGCTGGCGGCCATGGACGCCGCCGAACGCAACATAGAGGAGCGCATAACGCAGCTAGGCACCGCGTACAGGCAGGCGCGGCAGAACGCCGTGACTGCGGAGCTGCTTGACATTCAGGCGGCTTATGCGGCGAATAGGTAG
- a CDS encoding helix-turn-helix transcriptional regulator, translating into MARKAPVINVIAADLSYHRLIQHALEHIEASASEQPGPYSAHLLLDFPMAWAIGRLTEMNSLDRAKTLIVTQGTHDAYRDLLASFHISGVVGTSDLRAIVAGIYAAASSLKTYQWKSGLTYMELRVTRLLLQGLDTSSAAETLRVSQKTINAHVSNILNKLGIESRAQYIAALLGHNQL; encoded by the coding sequence ATGGCCCGGAAAGCTCCAGTCATCAACGTCATAGCAGCCGATTTGTCCTACCATCGGTTGATTCAACATGCCTTGGAGCACATTGAGGCTTCGGCTTCCGAACAGCCAGGCCCTTACTCCGCCCATCTTCTGCTGGACTTCCCGATGGCATGGGCAATTGGCAGACTGACGGAGATGAATAGCCTCGACAGAGCGAAGACGCTGATCGTCACCCAAGGCACGCATGATGCATATCGCGACTTGTTGGCCAGCTTTCATATTAGCGGCGTCGTCGGGACGAGTGACCTTCGCGCCATTGTCGCAGGCATCTACGCGGCAGCGTCATCCCTCAAGACCTATCAGTGGAAGTCAGGTCTCACCTACATGGAGTTGCGGGTAACGCGCTTGTTGCTCCAGGGCTTAGATACTTCCAGCGCTGCCGAAACTTTGAGGGTCTCTCAGAAGACAATCAATGCGCACGTTTCAAACATCCTTAACAAACTCGGCATCGAGTCCCGAGCTCAGTACATTGCGGCACTGCTTGGACACAATCAGCTTTGA
- a CDS encoding helix-turn-helix domain-containing protein, protein MIEEYQMRVGPFRLVSGWAETNWHHIMKLLATLGPTCDAIVVVDEISSSIPLQLANYVVVDGDFLRLTESEALLETPDLVEPESVLLAHEQNAGNYLDVLSSLLRLPIVEKYSRTDEPERGGSALSPGQVIDGLIHREMWGMAFDYACQLAPDRIPGFIDRAGDWFFNRGEHEYIYARLSGLPNKFRDEPKTAYWGFAAACAIGKQWLLMPRIRRILHDSEAPELRSTVAMAYPGMNMLSETAAAISALEAPITLRAHGFALGIHGERDMPIVMFREAMRLADMDGAHHLVVACGIDIAQHEIRVGNYREAIGWARWALGEKRRREVVDVSRKLSAKATLAFATLLVGEAHEAKTLLADISVGSELIDVPGLEMLISTLGGVDLVTGDLDRAGERLSALVERSPVEASALASLELVALKIAQRKQRDAEALSHQVFSISRTGSALEKALGKLIKGMVLLTGGEAQAESHLRSALEDLKPVAAAVHVAQAAIWVAISRLLMNDAKGALKCLKNHAYYLDPLSDSGWKLLAADHECLEAVKKLYRDSKVTVELRFLGGQQMRDGPKSVELSTRQAEILTLLLLYPAGLTAEKLHSFQYGDVGDAKRTKVAVSRLRKKFPISKSPYKLETPVKSDFLEATSYIESGKFQAALNLYAGPLLPQSDAPAIVDHRHHLEESIRQAVLISQDTDALIQLGTVLDDDLEVWLAARDSLRPGDYRKSAVTARIRRIRSAW, encoded by the coding sequence GTGATTGAGGAGTATCAAATGCGAGTAGGTCCGTTTCGACTTGTGTCGGGCTGGGCCGAGACAAATTGGCACCACATAATGAAGCTGCTTGCGACTTTGGGGCCAACCTGTGACGCTATAGTCGTCGTTGATGAGATCTCGTCAAGTATCCCGTTGCAACTGGCCAATTACGTTGTCGTGGACGGGGATTTTCTGCGATTGACAGAGTCAGAAGCGCTCCTTGAGACGCCTGACCTGGTTGAGCCCGAATCAGTGCTATTAGCTCACGAACAGAATGCCGGCAATTACCTTGACGTTCTATCGTCTCTCTTGCGTCTGCCGATAGTGGAAAAATACTCGAGAACTGATGAACCGGAAAGAGGGGGGAGCGCCCTTTCTCCAGGCCAAGTGATCGACGGCTTGATACACCGCGAAATGTGGGGCATGGCCTTTGATTATGCGTGTCAACTCGCGCCAGATCGAATTCCGGGGTTCATTGACCGAGCGGGGGACTGGTTCTTTAACCGGGGCGAGCACGAGTACATTTATGCGCGACTATCCGGCTTGCCGAACAAATTCCGTGATGAGCCCAAAACGGCATATTGGGGTTTCGCGGCCGCTTGTGCGATTGGAAAACAGTGGTTGCTGATGCCACGAATCCGTCGAATCCTTCACGATTCAGAAGCTCCAGAACTCAGGTCGACGGTTGCGATGGCCTATCCAGGTATGAATATGTTAAGCGAGACGGCAGCGGCCATAAGCGCGCTAGAAGCGCCAATCACCCTAAGAGCACATGGATTTGCATTGGGCATACACGGCGAGAGAGACATGCCGATTGTGATGTTTAGAGAAGCGATGCGCTTGGCCGACATGGATGGGGCACACCATCTCGTCGTGGCGTGCGGAATCGACATCGCGCAACATGAAATTCGCGTCGGTAACTATCGAGAGGCAATTGGCTGGGCGCGCTGGGCGCTTGGGGAGAAGAGACGGCGAGAAGTGGTAGATGTGTCTCGGAAGTTGTCGGCTAAAGCGACCTTGGCCTTTGCCACGCTCTTGGTCGGCGAAGCGCATGAGGCCAAAACGCTATTGGCTGACATTAGCGTTGGAAGTGAATTGATTGATGTCCCAGGTCTCGAAATGTTGATTTCTACCCTGGGAGGAGTTGACTTGGTGACGGGAGATCTCGATCGTGCGGGAGAAAGGCTTAGCGCTCTTGTGGAAAGGTCCCCAGTGGAGGCGTCTGCACTCGCTTCACTGGAGCTAGTGGCTCTGAAAATCGCCCAGCGAAAACAACGAGACGCTGAAGCGCTCTCTCATCAAGTCTTTTCGATTAGCCGGACTGGTTCTGCACTCGAAAAGGCTTTGGGGAAACTAATCAAGGGCATGGTTCTCCTGACCGGAGGCGAGGCCCAGGCCGAAAGCCATTTGCGGAGCGCCCTAGAAGACCTCAAGCCAGTTGCAGCAGCAGTTCACGTTGCCCAAGCGGCCATATGGGTAGCCATATCGAGGCTCCTAATGAATGACGCCAAGGGGGCATTGAAATGCCTGAAGAATCATGCGTACTACCTAGATCCGCTAAGCGACTCTGGTTGGAAACTGCTAGCTGCTGATCATGAGTGTTTAGAAGCCGTAAAAAAGCTATATCGGGATTCCAAGGTGACCGTGGAGCTCCGGTTTCTTGGAGGCCAGCAAATGCGAGACGGCCCAAAGTCAGTGGAATTGTCGACACGACAGGCGGAGATTCTTACCCTGCTCCTCCTTTACCCTGCCGGCCTAACAGCCGAAAAGCTACATTCATTTCAGTATGGAGACGTGGGTGATGCCAAAAGAACCAAGGTCGCCGTATCGCGGTTACGCAAGAAGTTCCCGATTTCAAAATCGCCATACAAGTTGGAAACCCCGGTTAAGTCCGACTTCTTGGAAGCCACGAGTTACATTGAAAGCGGCAAATTCCAAGCGGCACTAAATCTCTACGCGGGACCATTGCTTCCACAGTCGGACGCTCCTGCAATCGTCGACCATCGACACCATCTTGAGGAATCCATTCGTCAGGCTGTATTGATTTCGCAAGACACCGACGCGCTAATCCAGCTAGGAACTGTTCTGGATGACGACCTTGAGGTATGGCTTGCAGCGCGAGATAGCCTGAGGCCGGGCGATTATCGAAAATCGGCAGTTACAGCCAGGATTCGCAGGATCCGCTCCGCCTGGTAA